The proteins below come from a single Pseudochaenichthys georgianus chromosome 14, fPseGeo1.2, whole genome shotgun sequence genomic window:
- the LOC117458498 gene encoding four and a half LIM domains protein 1-like, which translates to MAESSNCFYCREDLGGKRFVRNEGRPVCIRCHTKFCANSCAECRRPIPVESKELSHKGRYWHEECFRCAKCYKPLAKEPFSTKDDRIMCGKCCSREDAPRCHGCYKALLPGTESVEYKGNSWHDECFTCFDCKRPIGSLSFLSKGTDVYCSPCHDKKFAKHCVCCKKAITSGGVNYQDQPWHSHCFVCSSCSKPLAGTSFTNHQDQVFCVDCYKTSVAKKCSGCQNPITGFGKGVNVVNYEGSSWHEYCFNCKRCSLSLSNKRFVAKGGDILCADCSEK; encoded by the exons ATGGCAGAGAGCTCAAACTGTTTCTACTGTCGGGAGGACCTCGGGGGGAAGAGGTTCGTCCGCAACGAGGGCCGGCCGGTGTGCATCCGCTGCCACACCAAATTCTGCGCCAACTCCTGCGCCGAGTGCCGTCGACCCATCCCTGTGGAATCAAAG GAGCTCAGCCATAAGGGCCGGTACTGGCATGAGGAGTGTTTCCGCTGTGCTAAGTGTTACAAGCCTCTGGCCAAGGAGCCCTTCAGCACTAAAGACGACCGCATCATGTGCGGGAAGTGCTGCTCCAGAGAGGACGCGCCACGCTGCCACGGCTGCTATAAAGCCTTACTGCCCG GCACAGAGAGTGTGGAGTACAAAGGGAACTCGTGGCACGATGAGTGTTTCACCTGTTTCGACTGTAAACGACCAATAGGATCGCTGAGCTTCCTCTCCAAAGGAACTGACGTTTACTGCAGCCCCTGCCATGACAAGAAGTTTGCCAAACACTGTGTCTGCTGCAAAAAG GCTATAACCTCTGGAGGAGTGAACTACCAGGACCAGCCGTGGCACAGCCACTGTTTCGTGTGCAGCTCCTGCTCCAAGCCCCTAGCAGGGACCAGTTTCACCAACCACCAGGACCAGGTGTTCTGTGTGGACTGCTACAAGACCTCCGTGGCAAAGAAATGCAGCGGCTGCCAAAACCCCATCACAG GGTTTGGGAAAGGAGTGAACGTGGTGAACTACGAGGGCAGCTCCTGGCACGAATACTGCTTCAACTGTAAGAGATGCTCCCTCAGTCTGTCCAACAAGCGCTTCGTGGCCAAGGGGGGAGACATCCTCTGCGCCGACTGCAGCGAAAAGTAG